The genomic segment GCAGTAGTCCCCAtgaaccagacggtgatgcagccagttacaatGCTCCCCaagttacatctgtagaaatattcgagtgatgttggaaactccagatgaaatatagtcactgttgtgccttctttgtagctgcatcgatatattgggtcCAGGTCAGATACTCGGAGATATTGAcagccaggaatttgaaattgcccACTTTGTCCACAtcagatccctctatgaggactggtgtgttgtgttccctcatcttgcctTTGCTAAAGTCCACACTTAAGCTCTAAGGATCAATTTTCATCAATGCAGGGAGGATTCAGCACTCCGTACAatcatatgcaattctgataaaggGTACACATCACTGAATGGAAATGAAAGCAGAATCCATAAAAATGAAGAAACTATCATAAAAGaagaaagttaaccaatggaagagtgacctggcttgcgtatctagtCAGCTGGGATAcagcatccatggtcgaccctgatcaATGTTAACATCGTCTGTTAATGATGCAAACAATGCTTTAAAGATAGTGAAATGTTGTTGTAATGGAGTGCAGTCAGGATTGCAATAGGATATCAGGGGAATGTTCACCATCACAAATAACTAGTACCAGAATACGAGGATTGGACAGTTTCTGGGACATCCATCACTCTCAGTTCCAGTGTCTGTGAACAGAATTTTACTTTCTGTCCTAATATCCATGGAAGCTTTGAATTAATTCATGTGATCTCAAACACTGAATGTTGAAATGCAGTTACAATATTCTTTGACAGTTGAGCCATTTAACATTTTGACAATGTTctctgttcccatggaagatgttcaacagaaacacaaggagactctgcgggcacaaaccGAAACACTGAcagtgaacacgatcctgatgaaggagaaggtgaaggttttccagctggttgatcgatacgctgagctcacggtcatttctactcttcgagatcggacactggtggaacatgagctgctggcaagaggcagagaccatgAGGAGTGGAGAGAAATTCATCTCCGCGGAGAGCTGGAAAAAATCCGGACTGATCAGTTGTTCCAGAGTAGCTTTTCCCGGAGTAAATCCAAATCTGGGAGttcagcagcagtggctggagtcgCGGGGAtagggaaaacaacaatggtacaaaagattgtttatgactgggccacgggGAAAATATATGAACAATTCCAGTTTATCTTCAGCTTCAAATTCCGTGATTTAAACAGTATTAACTGTCGAATAAACCTGAAGGAACTGATTTTGGATCAGTATCCATACTTTGGGAATATcttgagagaggtctggaagaacccagagggattgctgtttatatttgaTGGCTTGGATGAATTCAATGACAAAattgattttgctgacagtcggagATACACAGAACCTCAGTCCACATGCACAGATCCTGAATTCAAGTGCaaggtgtctgacattgtgtacagtttaatccagcacaagctgctcccagggtgttctgtgctggtgaccacccgtcccactgcgttacatttattggaaaaggcagagattggtatctgggctgaaatcctgggatttgttggtgaggaacggaaggaatatttcatcaggcattttgaagatcaggCAGTGGCAACAGACgttttcaaacacgtgaaggagaacgagatcctgtacaccatgagctacaacccctcctactgctggatcctcgctctggcactgggccccttcttcacacaaagagtcagggacccacagcgagttcccaagaccatcacccaactatactcctactatatttacaacatcctgaaaaaccacggccgtgagattgagaacccccgGGATGTGTTAATTAACCTTGGTGAGATGGCCTTCACAGGAGTGTCTGAGAAGAAGATTGTATTTACAGAGGGCGATTTGATCAACGACAATCTGCAGCATTCCCAGTTCCTGTCtgggttcctgatggagcttttggagagagaagATTCTGCCCAgagcgtggtgtacacattcccacacctcaccatccaagagtttgtagctgcagtcgcacaattccTGACTGTGCATCCCAGGGATATCCGTgaattcctcactgaagcccacaacactacagatgggcgatttgaggtatttctccgttttattgctggtctctcctccccaatgacagctcggggcctggaggagtttctgggtccatttcctcatcaaactacctgccgggtgattgactgggtgagggaggaggttgaaCGCCACAGTGAAAACGCGAAGAGtgaagctggtaaaaggagcctcctgaacacattgcactacctgtttgagtctcagaatcgtggactggctcaggATACACTGGGATCTGTGaaaacactttcattcagtggaatgacactgaccccAGTTGACTGCGCGATCCTGTCTCATGCCATCGGACTCTGTCAGACAATAGAACAGTTCGATCTGGGGGAATGCCGCATTCAGggtgaaggaatccagcggctgggacccgggctgcacaagtgccagCAGTTGAGGTAACTTGATTTAACTCTCACTCTGAACATGGAAACTGTCCCATTGTGTTGTTTCAATGTAAAAGAATTTGGGTAAAACTGAAGTAAATACAACTGAAGAATTGTGAAAAATGCCATCCCCCTTCGTCCGATGCAATCACTCCTCTGTCCTCCTTCTTCCTCTTGGATTTCTTgcccccatctcccttccccctgTGGCATCGCTCGTCTCCATCCCACTTCCCCCTGTGGGATTTCTCCTCCTCCCcgtcccccttcctcctgtgggatctctctttcCCGTCTCCCTTTATCAATTTGTCCATTTTTGTTTAGACTTGGGctgaataaactgggagattcaggagtgaaactggtgtctgcagCTCTGatgaacccggagtgtaaaatacagaaactggagtaagtaccagactgtgagagagtgtgtttgctgtcactgggtgtctgacactgaacatcaatgtgatcagtaattgtgttgataaacactggggatttgtaccatctcctgtctctctgtgtcctccaccctcactctctctctcatctccaggctgaggGGTGTCGGTCTCACAAactctggtgccgaggatctcatctccgctctcagtacaaacctaTCACTGACAGAGCTGGACCTGGGTTATaatgaactgggagattcaggagtgaaactggtgtctgcggctctgagaaactctgagtgtaaaatacagaaactggagtaagtaccagactgtgggagattgtgtttgctGTCACTgagtgtctgacactgaacattaatgtgatcagtaattgtgttactgataaacactggggatttgtactgtctcctgtctctctgtgtccttcaccctcactctctctcatctccaggctggagagagtcggtctcacagattctggtgtcaagcatctcgtctccgctctcagtacaaaacCATTACTGACGAAGCTGAACCTGGGATCAAACTGGCTGACAGACGGATCTGTCTCTGCTCTCCTCCACCTGACAGGAACCCACCCAAATCTGAAGTGGATCCAGTGAGTGTTTGTGTTGatgttcaatgtgataaaatatcagtGGATCCGTgggttttctggtgatatttgtctgtgagtgttgttgaaacattaaccccggtcccctgttactgacactgttgtgtaatcTGTTTAGTTCATCTTTATTCCTCCATTTGTTTCAGGCTGGCGGGGAATCGGTTCAGTGGGTTCCGGATGAATCAACTGATATCTCTGATGGAAACCAGACTCAGACCACAGTGACCATGTGAGTATCCCCAACCGCGGGATAGGGACATTTTGGCCGATTCCCCGCCCTCCCTTTTAACTCTTTCTTTAACTCCTGCCCTTACCTTTAATGGCCGCGTGCCAGGTTTAATTCTCAGCCGTCCTAACGGAACTGGCTCCAGTCTCGCCCTCTGTGACGTCGGATGCGGTCCCACAGTGATGTATTTCCGCCTCCTGCCCATCGGTGCAGCTTCTACCGGATGTGGGGGTTAGAGACTCCTCACGTGACACCCCGGGTAATTACACAGACAGGAAGATCCCGGGGGCTGGGTTAGAGTCTGGGACACCAGTGTGCCAGGGTGGGATTATCCCGGGAGAGAATCCTTTTGCTCCCTTTGCTGAGGACGGTGCATTCGGCAGTCTGTTAAATTGTCAGATCACTCGGCAGTGACCCTGGATCTGCAGCCTTCTTGGTCACCGCCCTGAAGTGTGATTTTTATAACCGGAAAcacgagaacatctgcagatgctggaaattcaagcaacacacacaaaatgctggcggaatgcagcaggtccggcagcatctataggaagaagtacagtcaacgtttcgggccgggatccttcgtcaggactaactgaaagaagagatagtaagagatttgaaagtgggagggggaggaggagatccaaaatgataggagaagacaggagggggagggatgaagccaagagctggacaggtgattgacaaaaggggtaCCAGATTGGAGATAGGAGatgatcatgggacgggaagcctagggagaaagaaagggggaggggagcccagaggaagatggagagcaggcaaggagctattgtgagagggacagagagagagaggaaaaaaagggaaataataaataagggatggggtaagaaggggaggagggccattaacggaagttagaaaaatcaatgttcatgccatcaggttggaggctacccagatggaatataaggtgttgttcctccaacctgagtgtggcttcatctttacagtagaggaggccatggattggcatatgggaatggggtgtggaattaaaatgtgtggccactgggagatcctgctttctctggcggacagagcgtaggtgttcagcaaaatgatctcccagtctgagtcaggtctcaccaatatatagaaggccgcattgggagcaccagatgcagtatatcacgccagctgactgacaggtgaagtgtcacctcagctggaaggactgtctggagccct from the Mobula birostris isolate sMobBir1 chromosome 13, sMobBir1.hap1, whole genome shotgun sequence genome contains:
- the LOC140206967 gene encoding NACHT, LRR and PYD domains-containing protein 3-like isoform X2, which translates into the protein MATGGKLNRAQKVLKRFLRGKSLREDDRDRGSKVPKQGQIESNVPVECRLAAEEQEQSQPRDSDVGDTNPDFGTGTSEGTVCQLGRSLKTELSVPQQGAVTEPAFTISDLLAQGGEYRLYQLTKFYRDRLKQAIEEKVERLGWMLTKEGHFSREENEKVTALTEKGNRTESSTLFLSLVMGKGSRARRAMWESFVTWRTELPKLDRILREIQELGPDPQEYMNIAQGLSDLPPHLIDVQQKHKETLRAQTETLTVNTILMKEKVKVFQLVDRYAELTVISTLRDRTLVEHELLARGRDHEEWREIHLRGELEKIRTDQLFQSSFSRSKSKSGSSAAVAGVAGIGKTTMVQKIVYDWATGKIYEQFQFIFSFKFRDLNSINCRINLKELILDQYPYFGNILREVWKNPEGLLFIFDGLDEFNDKIDFADSRRYTEPQSTCTDPEFKCKVSDIVYSLIQHKLLPGCSVLVTTRPTALHLLEKAEIGIWAEILGFVGEERKEYFIRHFEDQAVATDVFKHVKENEILYTMSYNPSYCWILALALGPFFTQRVRDPQRVPKTITQLYSYYIYNILKNHGREIENPRDVLINLGEMAFTGVSEKKIVFTEGDLINDNLQHSQFLSGFLMELLEREDSAQSVVYTFPHLTIQEFVAAVAQFLTVHPRDIREFLTEAHNTTDGRFEVFLRFIAGLSSPMTARGLEEFLGPFPHQTTCRVIDWVREEVERHSENAKSEAGKRSLLNTLHYLFESQNRGLAQDTLGSVKTLSFSGMTLTPVDCAILSHAIGLCQTIEQFDLGECRIQGEGIQRLGPGLHKCQQLRLGLNKLGDSGVKLVSAALMNPECKIQKLELRGVGLTNSGAEDLISALSTNLSLTELDLGYNELGDSGVKLVSAALRNSECKIQKLELERVGLTDSGVKHLVSALSTKPLLTKLNLGSNWLTDGSVSALLHLTGTHPNLKWIQLAGNRFSGFRMNQLISLMETRLRPQ
- the LOC140206967 gene encoding NACHT, LRR and PYD domains-containing protein 3-like isoform X1 — its product is MNQTDNLAWGITSRWSCSAPGPKCKQDDDNQQSSVRIRMATGGKLNRAQKVLKRFLRGKSLREDDRDRGSKVPKQGQIESNVPVECRLAAEEQEQSQPRDSDVGDTNPDFGTGTSEGTVCQLGRSLKTELSVPQQGAVTEPAFTISDLLAQGGEYRLYQLTKFYRDRLKQAIEEKVERLGWMLTKEGHFSREENEKVTALTEKGNRTESSTLFLSLVMGKGSRARRAMWESFVTWRTELPKLDRILREIQELGPDPQEYMNIAQGLSDLPPHLIDVQQKHKETLRAQTETLTVNTILMKEKVKVFQLVDRYAELTVISTLRDRTLVEHELLARGRDHEEWREIHLRGELEKIRTDQLFQSSFSRSKSKSGSSAAVAGVAGIGKTTMVQKIVYDWATGKIYEQFQFIFSFKFRDLNSINCRINLKELILDQYPYFGNILREVWKNPEGLLFIFDGLDEFNDKIDFADSRRYTEPQSTCTDPEFKCKVSDIVYSLIQHKLLPGCSVLVTTRPTALHLLEKAEIGIWAEILGFVGEERKEYFIRHFEDQAVATDVFKHVKENEILYTMSYNPSYCWILALALGPFFTQRVRDPQRVPKTITQLYSYYIYNILKNHGREIENPRDVLINLGEMAFTGVSEKKIVFTEGDLINDNLQHSQFLSGFLMELLEREDSAQSVVYTFPHLTIQEFVAAVAQFLTVHPRDIREFLTEAHNTTDGRFEVFLRFIAGLSSPMTARGLEEFLGPFPHQTTCRVIDWVREEVERHSENAKSEAGKRSLLNTLHYLFESQNRGLAQDTLGSVKTLSFSGMTLTPVDCAILSHAIGLCQTIEQFDLGECRIQGEGIQRLGPGLHKCQQLRLGLNKLGDSGVKLVSAALMNPECKIQKLELRGVGLTNSGAEDLISALSTNLSLTELDLGYNELGDSGVKLVSAALRNSECKIQKLELERVGLTDSGVKHLVSALSTKPLLTKLNLGSNWLTDGSVSALLHLTGTHPNLKWIQLAGNRFSGFRMNQLISLMETRLRPQ